Proteins found in one Kineococcus endophyticus genomic segment:
- the kdpF gene encoding K(+)-transporting ATPase subunit F — protein MTASAAVGLVLAVVIAGYLLYALLRPEKF, from the coding sequence GTGACCGCATCGGCGGCGGTGGGCCTCGTGCTCGCCGTCGTGATCGCCGGCTACCTGCTGTACGCGCTGCTGCGCCCCGAGAAGTTCTGA
- the kdpC gene encoding potassium-transporting ATPase subunit KdpC, with translation MSLTFTNLFRQARTGLGLLLAATVVLGLLYPLLVFGIGRLTPGRADGQIVTSAGTPVGSAIIGQQFTGNEWFWPRPSAAGKDGYDPTSSGASNLGPENSDLLKAVEERRATLAAADGTAPADVAPDALTASGSGLDPDISPEYARQQVARVAAARGLSEQQVASLVAAHTEGRQLGFLGEPVVNVLQLNLALQQLAP, from the coding sequence ATGTCCCTCACCTTCACGAACCTGTTCCGCCAGGCCCGCACCGGCCTCGGCCTGCTCCTCGCCGCCACCGTCGTGCTGGGGTTGCTCTACCCGCTGCTCGTGTTCGGGATCGGCCGGCTCACCCCGGGGCGGGCGGACGGGCAGATCGTCACCAGCGCCGGCACACCGGTCGGCTCGGCGATCATCGGCCAGCAGTTCACGGGGAACGAGTGGTTCTGGCCGCGCCCCTCGGCGGCCGGGAAGGACGGCTACGACCCGACCTCCAGCGGCGCCTCGAACCTCGGCCCGGAGAACTCCGACCTGCTCAAGGCCGTCGAGGAGCGTCGGGCGACCCTCGCCGCCGCCGACGGCACCGCCCCGGCCGACGTCGCGCCCGACGCCCTCACGGCGTCGGGGTCCGGCCTGGACCCGGACATCTCCCCGGAGTACGCCCGGCAGCAGGTCGCCCGGGTCGCCGCGGCCCGCGGGCTGAGCGAGCAGCAGGTGGCCTCGCTCGTCGCGGCGCACACCGAGGGCCGTCAGCTCGGCTTCCTCGGGGAGCCGGTCGTCAACGTCCTGCAGCTCAACCTCGCGCTGCAGCAGCTCGCCCCCTGA
- a CDS encoding DUF4118 domain-containing protein, giving the protein MDPDSRPTRTPRSEFVRRGRLRVFLGAAPGVGKTFAALDEAHRRRDRGTDVVVGLVECHRRERTEALLDGLEVLPRRTVGHRGLDVSELDVDAVLRRRPEVVVVDELAHTNAPGVVEEGGNAKRWQDVEQILAAGIDVVSTVNIQHLESLNDVVEHITGIEQRETIPDAVLRAADQVQLVDMTPEALQRRLSHGNVYAADRVDAALSNYFRTGNLTALRELALLWLADRVDEGLERYRAQQGIEATWPARERVVVALTGGPEGATLVRRAARLAGRGAGGELHAVHVARGDGLVRSSPARLAEQRALVEALGGTYHQVVGEDVATSLLEFARGVNASQIVVGASRHRPLSSLVRRSVGDAVVRGSGAIDVLVVTHEEQAKPFGLPRPARAALSGERRILGWVVALLGPLAVTGGLLLFPRQDLSTDLMIFLVVVVAAALAGGVLPALAAALAAGLAVNWFFTEPVHQFTIAQPANAVALVVFLLVAFAVSSLVDTSARRTREAQRSRAESEALSVLTRTALLATDPLSEALRHTRETFAVDSVTLLERTDVRSPWTVAAATGDPVCTQPADADAEVVVDDLTCLVLRGRLLVAGDRRVLEVFAAQIAAVRQRQRLRAEAAQVRRLEEGDAVRGALLTAVSHDLRTPLATLKASLDSLRATDIELPEEVRTELLDEVAHSADRLQALIDDLLDLTRVRSGVVEPHLVVVDLDEVVAAAVRDLPGVDVRVPADLPPVSTDPGLLQRVVANLAQNAVRHGAGSGSSGVQVDAVVATEDGHRAVRLLVVDHGPGLPGAAQERAFTPFQRLGDRSTAGLGLGLAVARGLAEAVGGRLDAEDTPGGGLTMVLELPLAGHAHELAPEPAAGSSA; this is encoded by the coding sequence GTGGACCCCGACAGCAGGCCGACCCGCACCCCGCGGAGCGAGTTCGTCCGCCGGGGGCGGCTCCGGGTGTTCCTCGGCGCCGCCCCCGGCGTCGGCAAGACCTTCGCCGCCCTCGACGAGGCGCACCGGCGCCGGGACCGGGGCACGGACGTGGTGGTGGGGCTCGTGGAGTGCCACCGCCGGGAACGCACCGAGGCCCTGCTCGACGGGCTGGAGGTGCTGCCGCGCCGGACGGTCGGGCACCGGGGACTCGACGTCTCCGAACTCGACGTCGACGCCGTCCTGCGCCGCCGCCCCGAGGTCGTCGTCGTCGACGAACTCGCGCACACGAACGCCCCCGGCGTCGTGGAGGAGGGGGGCAACGCCAAGCGTTGGCAGGACGTCGAGCAGATCCTCGCCGCCGGCATCGACGTCGTGTCCACGGTGAACATCCAGCACCTCGAGTCCCTCAACGACGTCGTCGAGCACATCACCGGCATCGAGCAGCGCGAGACGATCCCGGACGCCGTGCTGCGCGCCGCCGACCAGGTCCAGCTCGTCGACATGACCCCGGAGGCGCTGCAGCGCAGGCTCTCCCACGGCAACGTCTACGCCGCGGACCGCGTCGACGCGGCGCTGTCGAACTACTTCCGCACGGGGAACCTGACGGCGCTGCGCGAGCTGGCGCTGCTGTGGCTGGCCGACCGCGTCGACGAGGGCCTCGAGCGCTACCGCGCCCAGCAGGGCATCGAGGCCACCTGGCCGGCCCGCGAACGCGTCGTCGTCGCCCTCACCGGCGGACCGGAGGGCGCCACCCTCGTGCGGCGCGCTGCACGGCTGGCCGGTCGCGGCGCGGGCGGGGAACTGCACGCCGTCCACGTGGCCCGGGGCGACGGCCTGGTCCGCAGCTCCCCGGCGCGGCTGGCCGAGCAGCGCGCGCTCGTCGAGGCCCTCGGCGGCACCTACCACCAGGTCGTGGGGGAGGACGTGGCCACCTCGCTGCTGGAGTTCGCCCGCGGGGTCAACGCCTCGCAGATCGTCGTGGGGGCCAGTCGGCACCGGCCGTTGTCCTCCCTCGTGCGCCGCAGCGTGGGCGACGCCGTGGTGCGCGGTTCCGGGGCCATCGACGTCCTGGTCGTGACGCACGAGGAGCAGGCCAAGCCGTTCGGCCTGCCCCGGCCCGCCCGCGCGGCCCTGTCGGGGGAGCGCCGGATCCTCGGCTGGGTCGTCGCCCTGCTGGGTCCGCTCGCCGTCACCGGCGGGCTGCTGCTGTTCCCGCGCCAGGACCTCTCGACCGACCTGATGATCTTCCTCGTCGTCGTGGTGGCGGCCGCCCTGGCCGGCGGTGTCCTGCCCGCGCTGGCCGCGGCCCTGGCCGCGGGGCTGGCCGTGAACTGGTTCTTCACGGAGCCGGTGCACCAGTTCACGATCGCCCAGCCCGCGAACGCGGTCGCCCTCGTCGTCTTCCTGCTCGTGGCGTTCGCCGTGTCGTCCCTCGTCGACACCTCGGCGCGCCGCACGCGGGAGGCCCAGCGCTCCCGTGCGGAGTCCGAGGCCCTGTCCGTCCTGACCCGCACGGCCCTGCTGGCGACCGACCCGCTGAGCGAGGCTCTGCGACACACCCGGGAGACGTTCGCCGTCGACTCCGTGACGCTGCTCGAACGCACCGACGTGCGTTCGCCGTGGACCGTGGCCGCGGCGACGGGGGACCCGGTCTGCACCCAGCCGGCCGACGCGGACGCCGAGGTCGTCGTCGACGACCTCACCTGCCTCGTGCTGCGCGGGCGCCTCCTCGTCGCCGGTGACCGCCGCGTCCTGGAGGTCTTCGCCGCGCAGATCGCCGCGGTGCGCCAGCGTCAGCGGCTGCGCGCCGAGGCGGCCCAGGTACGGCGGCTGGAGGAGGGCGACGCCGTCCGCGGAGCCCTGCTGACGGCCGTCTCGCACGACCTGCGCACTCCGCTGGCCACGTTGAAGGCGTCGCTCGACAGCCTGCGCGCCACGGACATCGAGCTGCCCGAGGAGGTCCGGACCGAGCTACTCGACGAGGTCGCCCACTCCGCGGACCGCCTCCAGGCCCTCATCGACGACCTGCTCGACCTCACGCGCGTGCGCAGCGGGGTCGTCGAACCCCACCTGGTCGTCGTCGACCTCGACGAGGTCGTGGCGGCCGCCGTGCGCGACCTGCCGGGCGTCGACGTGCGCGTCCCCGCCGACCTGCCGCCGGTCTCCACCGACCCCGGTCTGCTGCAGCGCGTCGTGGCCAACCTCGCGCAGAACGCCGTGCGGCACGGCGCCGGCTCGGGGAGCTCGGGGGTGCAGGTGGACGCGGTCGTGGCGACCGAGGACGGGCACCGCGCCGTCCGGCTCCTCGTCGTCGACCACGGTCCGGGCCTGCCGGGGGCCGCGCAGGAGCGCGCCTTCACGCCGTTCCAGCGGCTCGGGGACCGCTCGACCGCGGGCCTGGGACTCGGCCTGGCCGTCGCCCGCGGCCTGGCCGAGGCCGTCGGCGGCAGGCTCGACGCCGAGGACACCCCCGGCGGCGGGCTGACGATGGTCCTCGAGCTGCCCCTGGCCGGGCACGCGCACGAGCTGGCCCCCGAACCTGCGGCAGGATCGAGCGCGTGA
- the kdpA gene encoding potassium-transporting ATPase subunit KdpA: protein MTDTTAGLLQIGLLIVLLAAVHVPLGDFMARTFTSTRHLRVERGFYRILRVDGDADTRWPTYALSVLAFSTVSILFLYALLRVQNVLPLSLGRPRMEATQAWNTAVSFVGNTNWQSYSGEAALGHLAQMAGLTVQNFLSAAVGLAVAVALVRGLVSRGSGTIGNFWVDLTRGTLRILLPLSIVGAVVLLLTGVVQNFAGDTTYTTLAGGSQTIVGGPIASQEVIKELGTNGGGFFNANSAHPFENPNAFSNLFEVFLILVIPFSLPRTFGTMVGDRKQGLAVLSVMGAVFGVSLAVTTWAETHALGTVPQAVGAALEGKESRFGEWASALFATATTSTSTGAVNSFHDSYTALGGGMVMLNMMMGEVTPGGVGSGLYGMLVLAIITVFVAGLMVGRTPEYLGKGIRQREITYAALYILVTPGVLLVGAAIALSSPDTRSALLNSGPHGLTEMLYAFASAANNNGSAFAGLSANTPFYNIALGLAIYLGRFLPMLFVLALAGAFAVQKPAAATAGTLPTRTPTFAGMHLAVVVVVTALTFFPALALGPIAEALTGVQS, encoded by the coding sequence ATGACCGACACCACGGCCGGCCTGCTCCAGATCGGCCTGCTCATCGTCCTGCTCGCCGCGGTGCACGTCCCGCTCGGCGACTTCATGGCCCGCACGTTCACGAGCACGCGGCACCTGCGCGTCGAGCGCGGGTTCTACCGGATCCTGCGCGTCGACGGCGACGCCGACACCCGCTGGCCGACCTACGCCCTGTCCGTCCTGGCGTTCTCGACCGTCTCGATCCTCTTCCTCTACGCGTTGCTGCGCGTCCAGAACGTCCTGCCGCTGTCCCTGGGCCGGCCCCGGATGGAGGCGACGCAGGCGTGGAACACGGCCGTGTCGTTCGTGGGCAACACGAACTGGCAGTCGTACTCCGGCGAGGCGGCCCTCGGGCACCTCGCCCAGATGGCGGGGCTGACGGTCCAGAACTTCCTGTCGGCGGCGGTCGGGCTCGCGGTCGCGGTGGCGCTCGTCCGCGGCCTGGTCTCGCGCGGTTCGGGGACGATCGGCAACTTCTGGGTCGACCTCACCCGGGGGACGCTGCGCATCCTGCTGCCCCTGTCGATCGTCGGGGCCGTCGTCCTGCTGCTCACGGGGGTCGTGCAGAACTTCGCGGGTGACACCACCTACACCACGCTGGCCGGTGGCTCGCAGACCATCGTCGGGGGCCCGATCGCCTCGCAAGAGGTCATCAAGGAACTCGGCACGAACGGGGGCGGGTTCTTCAACGCGAACTCCGCGCACCCGTTCGAGAACCCGAACGCGTTCAGCAACCTGTTCGAGGTCTTCCTGATCCTCGTCATCCCGTTCTCCCTGCCGCGCACGTTCGGCACGATGGTCGGCGACCGGAAGCAGGGCCTGGCGGTCCTGTCGGTCATGGGCGCCGTCTTCGGCGTCTCGCTGGCCGTGACGACCTGGGCCGAGACGCACGCGCTCGGCACCGTCCCGCAGGCGGTGGGCGCGGCCCTGGAGGGCAAGGAGAGCCGGTTCGGGGAGTGGGCGTCCGCGCTGTTCGCGACCGCGACGACGTCCACGTCGACCGGGGCGGTGAACTCGTTCCACGACAGCTACACCGCCCTCGGCGGGGGCATGGTGATGCTCAACATGATGATGGGTGAGGTCACGCCCGGCGGGGTCGGTTCCGGCCTCTACGGGATGCTCGTCCTGGCGATCATCACGGTGTTCGTCGCCGGGCTCATGGTGGGGCGCACCCCCGAGTACCTGGGCAAGGGGATCCGCCAGCGCGAGATCACCTACGCCGCGCTCTACATCCTCGTCACCCCCGGCGTCCTGCTCGTCGGTGCGGCGATCGCCCTCTCGAGCCCGGACACGCGCTCGGCGCTGCTCAACAGCGGCCCGCACGGGCTGACCGAGATGCTCTACGCCTTCGCCTCGGCGGCGAACAACAACGGGTCGGCCTTCGCCGGGCTGTCGGCGAACACGCCGTTCTACAACATCGCGCTGGGACTGGCGATCTACCTCGGCCGGTTCCTGCCCATGCTGTTCGTCCTGGCGCTCGCGGGGGCCTTCGCGGTGCAGAAGCCCGCGGCCGCGACGGCCGGCACGCTGCCCACCCGCACCCCGACCTTCGCCGGCATGCACCTCGCCGTCGTCGTCGTGGTCACCGCCCTGACGTTCTTCCCCGCCCTGGCCCTCGGCCCCATCGCCGAGGCCCTCACTGGAGTCCAGTCGTGA
- a CDS encoding amino acid transporter: MNVVSTQSPARPLRDSARSWLLDGLTDRAAHQPGPHRKPHREHAGHPWWKVVCLTGVDYFSTLGYQPAIAFLAAGVISPVATLVLVLVTLFGALPVYRRVARESPHGEGSIAMLEKVLPWWGGKLFVLVLLGFAATDFLITMTLSAADATKHALENPYVPQFLEGHQLGVTLVLLALLGAVFLRGFSEAIGVAVVLVVVFLGLNLVVVLDAVVHVIGQPVSVHRWWEAVLAQGSSPFAVVGAALIVFPQLALGLSGFETGVLVMPQVEGGSRGQALLQRIAGTRRLLTVAALTMSAFLLASSFATSVLIPAHEFQPGGGANGRALAYLAHEYLGNGFGTAYDVSTIAILWFAGASAMAGLLNLVPRYLPRYGMAPQWARSVRPLVILFTLVAFLVTWIFDADVDAQGGAYATGVLVLITSATVAVTLSAHRHGQKGARAFFAVVTVVFLYTTVANVVERPEGVKIAACFIAAIITVSLVSRALRAFELRADGVEFDETAQRFLDEAASRGALNIIANEPDARDAAEYAEKWYDERRDQHIPSDEPAVFLEVTVADASDFETKLRVCGEERFGHRVLTVRSAAVANSVAAVALAVRDRTGVLPDVWFEWSEGNPLANIVRFLFLGVGEVAPVTREVVRRAVPDPAQRPRVHAG; encoded by the coding sequence ATGAACGTCGTGTCTACGCAGTCCCCCGCCCGTCCCCTGCGGGACTCCGCCCGGTCCTGGTTGCTCGACGGTCTCACCGACCGCGCGGCCCACCAGCCCGGTCCCCACCGCAAGCCGCACCGCGAGCACGCCGGGCACCCGTGGTGGAAGGTCGTGTGCCTCACCGGGGTCGACTACTTCTCCACCCTCGGCTACCAGCCGGCGATCGCCTTCCTGGCCGCCGGCGTCATCTCGCCGGTGGCGACGCTCGTCCTCGTCCTCGTGACCCTCTTCGGTGCGCTGCCGGTGTACCGGCGGGTCGCGCGCGAGAGCCCGCACGGGGAGGGCTCGATCGCGATGCTGGAGAAGGTGCTGCCGTGGTGGGGCGGCAAGCTGTTCGTCCTCGTGCTCCTCGGCTTCGCCGCGACCGACTTCCTCATCACCATGACGCTGTCGGCCGCCGACGCGACCAAGCACGCCCTCGAGAACCCCTACGTGCCGCAGTTCCTCGAGGGGCACCAGCTGGGGGTGACCCTCGTCCTGCTCGCGCTGCTGGGCGCGGTCTTCCTGCGCGGGTTCTCCGAGGCCATCGGGGTCGCGGTCGTCCTGGTGGTCGTCTTCCTCGGCCTGAACCTCGTCGTGGTGCTCGACGCCGTCGTCCACGTCATCGGTCAGCCCGTGTCGGTGCACCGCTGGTGGGAGGCGGTCCTGGCGCAGGGCAGTTCCCCGTTCGCGGTCGTCGGCGCCGCGCTCATCGTCTTCCCGCAGCTCGCCCTGGGCCTGTCCGGCTTCGAGACGGGCGTGCTGGTCATGCCGCAGGTCGAGGGCGGCTCGCGCGGACAGGCGCTGCTGCAGCGCATCGCGGGGACCCGCCGGCTGCTGACGGTCGCGGCCCTGACGATGAGCGCCTTCCTGCTGGCCTCCAGCTTCGCCACGTCCGTGCTCATCCCGGCCCACGAGTTCCAGCCCGGCGGCGGGGCGAACGGGCGCGCTCTCGCGTACCTGGCGCACGAGTACCTCGGCAACGGTTTCGGCACCGCGTACGACGTCTCGACCATCGCCATCCTGTGGTTCGCCGGTGCGTCCGCCATGGCCGGGTTGCTGAACCTCGTGCCGCGGTACCTCCCGCGGTACGGGATGGCGCCGCAGTGGGCGCGGTCGGTCCGGCCGCTGGTGATCCTCTTCACCCTCGTCGCGTTCCTCGTGACGTGGATCTTCGACGCCGACGTCGACGCCCAGGGCGGCGCCTACGCCACGGGCGTGCTCGTCCTCATCACGTCCGCGACCGTCGCCGTGACCCTGTCGGCGCACCGCCACGGGCAGAAGGGCGCGCGGGCGTTCTTCGCGGTGGTGACCGTGGTGTTCCTCTACACGACCGTCGCGAACGTCGTCGAACGGCCCGAGGGTGTCAAGATCGCCGCCTGCTTCATCGCGGCGATCATCACCGTCTCGCTCGTGTCCCGCGCCCTGCGCGCGTTCGAGCTGCGGGCCGACGGCGTCGAGTTCGACGAGACGGCGCAGCGGTTCCTCGACGAGGCCGCGTCGCGCGGTGCGCTGAACATCATCGCCAACGAACCCGACGCCCGGGACGCCGCCGAGTACGCCGAGAAGTGGTACGACGAGCGCCGCGACCAGCACATCCCCTCCGACGAACCGGCCGTGTTCCTCGAGGTCACCGTCGCGGACGCCTCCGACTTCGAGACGAAGCTGCGGGTGTGCGGGGAGGAGCGGTTCGGCCACCGCGTCCTCACCGTCCGCAGTGCGGCCGTGGCGAACTCCGTGGCGGCCGTCGCCCTCGCGGTGCGCGACCGCACCGGCGTCCTGCCCGACGTGTGGTTCGAGTGGTCCGAGGGGAACCCGCTGGCCAACATCGTGCGGTTCCTGTTCCTCGGGGTCGGGGAGGTCGCACCGGTGACCCGTGAGGTCGTGCGCCGCGCCGTCCCCGACCCGGCGCAGCGCCCGCGGGTGCACGCCGGCTGA
- a CDS encoding response regulator, with protein MSRVLVVDDEPGLRRALSINLSARGWDVTVAADGAGALEAAAATHPDVVLLDLGLPDLDGLDVIAGIRGWSPVPIIVLTARTASADAVDALDAGADDYVTKPFAMDVLLARLRAAVRRGAGTDSSAPEVLDAGGLHIDLARRTVSRDGEPVKLTPTEWHLLQVLVTNAGRLVGQTQLLQEVWGPAYGRETNYLRVYVGQLRRKLEEVPSAPRHLITEPGMGYRFEL; from the coding sequence GTGAGCAGAGTGCTGGTGGTCGACGACGAACCCGGTCTGCGGAGGGCGCTGTCGATCAACCTCTCCGCCCGCGGCTGGGACGTCACGGTGGCCGCGGACGGGGCCGGCGCGCTCGAGGCCGCCGCGGCCACCCACCCGGACGTCGTGCTGCTCGACCTCGGGCTGCCCGACCTCGACGGACTCGACGTCATCGCCGGCATCCGCGGCTGGAGCCCGGTGCCGATCATCGTGCTCACCGCCCGCACGGCCTCGGCCGACGCCGTCGACGCCCTCGACGCCGGGGCCGACGACTACGTCACGAAACCCTTCGCGATGGACGTGCTGCTGGCGCGGTTGCGGGCGGCGGTCCGACGGGGCGCCGGCACCGACAGCTCCGCACCCGAGGTGCTCGACGCGGGCGGTCTCCACATCGACCTGGCCCGCCGGACGGTGTCGCGGGACGGGGAACCGGTCAAGCTCACCCCGACCGAGTGGCACCTGCTGCAGGTCCTGGTGACGAACGCCGGGCGGCTCGTGGGGCAGACGCAGCTGCTGCAGGAGGTGTGGGGCCCGGCCTACGGCCGCGAGACGAACTACCTGCGGGTCTACGTCGGTCAGCTGCGCCGCAAGCTGGAGGAGGTGCCGTCCGCGCCCAGGCACCTCATCACCGAACCCGGGATGGGGTACCGGTTCGAGCTCTGA
- the kdpB gene encoding potassium-transporting ATPase subunit KdpB, with amino-acid sequence MSTVTSTPTPAPGAPEPEPAAPHRVSSGAFSPAQLVQSLPDAFRKLDPRHLVKTPVMFVVAVGAVLTTVLAVSDPSVFSWVIVAWLWITVLFANLAEAVAEGRGRAQAASLRKVSSETVARRLVDGREEERISSSQLRVGDLVVVEAGETVPGDGDVVEGVASVDESAITGESAPVIRESGGDRSAVTGGTTVLSDRIVVRVSAKPGESFVDRMIALVEGSARQRTPNEIALNILLASLTLVFLLAVVTLQPMAVYSGKPQSTVVLVALLVCLIPTTIGALLSAIGIAGMDRLVQRNVLAMSGRAVEAAGDVGTLLLDKTGTITLGNRQAHELVAAPGVTLAVLADAAQLSSLADATPEGRSVVVLVKEQFGLRARSEGELPGAEFVPFTAQTRMSGVDIATETGARQIRKGAAAAATHWVRTLGGDVPAEVGQVVEDISTAGGTPLVVAENVVTDGRDSARVLGVIHLKDVVKEGMRERFEQLRAMGIRTVMVTGDNERTARAIAVEAGVDDVLAEATPEDKLELIRREQSGGRLVAMMGDGTNDAPALAQADVGVAMNTGTTAAKEAGNMVDLDSNPTKLIEIVEIGKQLLITRGALTTFSIANDIAKYFAIIPAMFVTTFPQLDVLNVMRLATPESAIVSAVVFNALVIVALIPLALRGVRYRPSSAAALLRRNLFVYGLGGVVVPFVGIKLLDLLISQIPGIG; translated from the coding sequence GTGAGCACCGTCACCAGCACCCCCACCCCTGCCCCCGGTGCGCCGGAGCCCGAACCGGCCGCCCCGCACCGCGTCTCCAGCGGCGCCTTCAGCCCCGCGCAGCTCGTGCAGTCGCTGCCGGACGCGTTCCGCAAGCTCGACCCGCGCCACCTCGTCAAGACGCCCGTCATGTTCGTCGTCGCCGTCGGCGCGGTCCTGACCACGGTCCTGGCGGTGTCGGACCCGTCGGTGTTCTCGTGGGTCATCGTCGCGTGGCTGTGGATCACGGTCCTGTTCGCCAACCTCGCCGAAGCCGTGGCCGAGGGGCGTGGCCGGGCGCAGGCCGCGTCGCTGCGCAAGGTGAGCAGCGAGACGGTCGCGCGGCGCCTCGTCGACGGACGGGAGGAGGAACGGATCTCCTCCAGCCAGTTGCGCGTCGGTGACCTCGTCGTCGTCGAGGCCGGCGAGACCGTCCCCGGTGACGGCGACGTCGTCGAGGGCGTCGCCAGCGTCGACGAGTCCGCCATCACGGGGGAGTCCGCCCCCGTCATCCGCGAGTCCGGCGGCGACCGCAGCGCCGTCACGGGTGGCACCACGGTGCTGTCCGACCGCATCGTCGTGCGCGTCTCCGCCAAGCCGGGGGAGAGCTTCGTCGACCGGATGATCGCCCTCGTCGAGGGGTCGGCCCGCCAGCGCACGCCCAACGAGATCGCGCTGAACATCCTGCTGGCCAGCCTCACCCTGGTGTTCCTGCTGGCCGTCGTCACCCTGCAGCCCATGGCGGTCTACTCGGGGAAGCCGCAGAGCACCGTCGTGCTCGTGGCCCTGCTCGTCTGCCTCATCCCGACGACGATCGGGGCCCTGCTGTCGGCCATCGGCATCGCCGGCATGGACCGCCTCGTGCAGCGCAACGTGCTGGCCATGTCGGGCCGCGCGGTCGAGGCGGCCGGGGACGTCGGGACGCTGCTGCTCGACAAGACCGGGACCATCACCCTGGGGAACCGGCAGGCGCACGAACTGGTCGCGGCGCCGGGGGTGACCCTGGCGGTCCTGGCCGACGCCGCCCAGCTGTCCAGTCTGGCCGACGCCACCCCCGAGGGCCGCTCCGTCGTCGTCCTCGTCAAGGAGCAGTTCGGGCTGCGCGCCCGGTCCGAGGGCGAACTGCCCGGTGCCGAGTTCGTGCCGTTCACCGCCCAGACGCGCATGTCGGGGGTCGACATCGCCACGGAGACGGGAGCGCGCCAGATCCGCAAGGGCGCCGCGGCCGCCGCCACGCACTGGGTCCGCACCCTCGGCGGGGACGTCCCGGCCGAGGTCGGGCAGGTCGTCGAGGACATCTCCACCGCCGGCGGCACCCCGCTCGTCGTGGCGGAGAACGTCGTCACGGACGGGCGGGACAGCGCCCGCGTCCTGGGGGTCATCCACCTCAAGGACGTCGTCAAGGAGGGCATGCGCGAACGCTTCGAGCAGTTGCGCGCCATGGGGATCCGCACCGTCATGGTGACGGGTGACAACGAGCGGACCGCGCGGGCCATCGCCGTCGAGGCAGGCGTGGACGACGTCCTCGCCGAGGCCACGCCGGAGGACAAGCTCGAGCTCATCCGCCGCGAGCAGTCCGGCGGTCGCCTCGTGGCGATGATGGGCGACGGCACGAACGACGCCCCCGCCCTCGCCCAGGCCGACGTCGGGGTCGCCATGAACACCGGGACGACCGCGGCCAAGGAGGCCGGGAACATGGTCGACCTGGACTCCAACCCGACCAAGCTCATCGAGATCGTCGAGATCGGCAAGCAGCTCCTCATCACCCGCGGCGCGCTGACGACGTTCTCCATCGCCAACGACATCGCCAAGTACTTCGCCATCATCCCGGCGATGTTCGTCACGACGTTCCCGCAGCTCGACGTGCTGAACGTCATGCGTCTGGCGACCCCGGAGTCGGCCATCGTCTCCGCGGTCGTGTTCAACGCGCTCGTCATCGTGGCGCTCATCCCGCTGGCCCTGCGCGGTGTCCGCTACCGGCCCTCCAGCGCCGCCGCCCTGCTGCGCCGCAACCTGTTCGTGTACGGCCTCGGCGGGGTGGTGGTGCCGTTCGTGGGCATCAAGCTCCTCGACCTGCTCATCTCCCAGATCCCCGGAATCGGCTGA